A portion of the Pseudarthrobacter defluvii genome contains these proteins:
- a CDS encoding acetyl-CoA C-acetyltransferase, translating to MVNSPDSSDVVILGAARTPQGRINGQLSSLTAVDLGAHAIKAALEGSGVEAADVEAVIMGQVLQAGAGQNPARQSAIGAGIGWNVPAVTVNKVCLSGLTAVIDAARMIRAGEAAVVVAGGQESMSRAPHLLPGSRQGWTYGSIQALDAAAHDGLTDAFDGQSMGLSTETRNLTLGIDRTSQDNVAAQSHQRAALAAKNGTFDGEIAPVSVKQRKGDPLVVDTDEGVRPNTSVESLARLRAAFVTDGTITAGNSSPLSDGAAALVLASRGYAEEHGLEYLAVVGKPGQVAGPDNSLHSQPSNAIMNALGKAGWSTSDLDFIEINEAFGSVAVQSLKDLDYPLEKCNIHGGAIALGHPIGASGARLAAHAAHELKRRGTGKAAVSLCGGGGQGEALLLYRD from the coding sequence ATGGTCAACTCTCCTGACAGCAGCGACGTTGTCATCCTCGGGGCGGCACGGACTCCGCAGGGCCGGATCAACGGCCAGCTCTCAAGCCTCACGGCAGTGGACCTCGGTGCCCACGCCATCAAGGCCGCGCTGGAAGGCAGCGGCGTGGAGGCCGCCGACGTGGAGGCGGTCATCATGGGGCAGGTGCTCCAGGCGGGCGCCGGACAGAACCCCGCACGGCAGAGCGCCATCGGCGCCGGCATCGGATGGAACGTCCCGGCGGTAACGGTCAACAAGGTGTGCCTTTCCGGCCTGACCGCGGTGATCGACGCCGCCCGGATGATCCGCGCCGGCGAGGCCGCGGTGGTGGTGGCAGGCGGGCAGGAGTCGATGAGCCGGGCCCCGCACCTGCTGCCCGGATCGCGCCAGGGCTGGACCTACGGATCCATCCAGGCGCTGGACGCTGCCGCCCACGACGGCCTGACCGACGCCTTTGACGGACAGTCCATGGGCCTGTCCACCGAGACGCGGAACCTCACGCTGGGCATTGACCGCACGTCGCAGGACAACGTAGCGGCCCAGTCGCACCAGCGCGCGGCGCTTGCGGCAAAGAACGGAACGTTCGACGGCGAGATCGCACCTGTCAGCGTCAAGCAGCGCAAGGGCGATCCGCTGGTAGTTGATACAGATGAAGGCGTCCGCCCCAATACGTCGGTGGAGTCGCTGGCCCGCCTGCGCGCGGCCTTCGTCACCGACGGCACCATCACGGCAGGCAACTCCTCTCCCCTGTCGGACGGGGCTGCCGCCTTGGTCCTCGCGTCCCGCGGCTACGCGGAGGAGCACGGGCTGGAGTACCTGGCGGTGGTGGGAAAGCCCGGGCAGGTTGCCGGTCCTGACAATTCCCTGCACTCGCAGCCCTCGAACGCCATCATGAATGCCCTTGGCAAGGCCGGCTGGAGCACCTCCGACCTTGACTTCATCGAGATCAACGAGGCCTTCGGCTCCGTTGCCGTCCAGTCCCTCAAGGACCTGGACTACCCCCTGGAAAAGTGCAACATCCACGGCGGTGCCATCGCACTGGGGCACCCCATCGGCGCCTCCGGAGCCCGACTGGCCGCCCATGCCGCCCATGAGCTGAAGCGGCGCGGAACCGGCAAGGCTGCCGTATCCCTTTGCGGCGGGGGCGGGCAGGGCGAGGCCCTCCTGCTGTACCGCGACTGA
- a CDS encoding aminoacyl-tRNA deacylase, with product MAGASGSRADGVGQERFLADAEARGLQVEVVERPAAKSLEEAAGILGITPADIVKSLVVKHKDGTFLFALIPGDRQISWPKLRTLVGVNKLSLPPAETALEATGYERGTITPLGSTTAWPVYADATITGRRISMGAGAHGYSAFVDADALTAALGAVVADISEPG from the coding sequence ATGGCGGGCGCATCCGGAAGCCGAGCGGACGGCGTTGGACAGGAACGGTTCCTGGCCGACGCCGAAGCCCGTGGCCTGCAGGTCGAGGTGGTGGAGCGGCCCGCAGCGAAGAGCCTCGAAGAGGCCGCGGGCATCTTGGGCATCACCCCGGCGGACATCGTCAAATCCCTGGTGGTCAAGCACAAGGACGGGACCTTCCTGTTCGCCCTGATCCCGGGCGACCGGCAGATCTCCTGGCCCAAGCTGCGCACACTGGTTGGCGTGAACAAGCTGTCGCTTCCACCGGCCGAAACGGCGCTGGAGGCGACTGGCTACGAGCGCGGAACCATCACGCCCCTGGGCAGCACCACCGCATGGCCCGTCTACGCGGATGCCACCATCACCGGACGCCGCATCTCCATGGGGGCCGGCGCCCACGGCTACAGTGCCTTTGTCGATGCCGACGCGCTGACCGCCGCCCTGGGTGCCGTGGTGGCTGACATCAGCGAGCCCGGCTAG
- the rplL gene encoding 50S ribosomal protein L7/L12, protein MAKLSNEELIEAFKELTIIELSEFVKLFEETFEVTAAAVAVAGPAGGGAAEEVEEKTDFDVILESAGDKKIAVIKEVRAITSLGLKEAKDLVDSAPKAVLEGANKEAAEKAKEQLEAAGATVTLK, encoded by the coding sequence ATGGCGAAGCTCAGCAACGAAGAGCTCATTGAAGCTTTCAAGGAACTGACCATCATCGAGCTCTCCGAGTTCGTCAAGCTCTTCGAAGAGACCTTCGAAGTTACCGCTGCTGCTGTAGCCGTTGCCGGCCCCGCCGGTGGCGGAGCTGCTGAAGAGGTTGAAGAGAAGACCGACTTCGACGTCATCCTCGAATCTGCCGGTGACAAGAAGATCGCAGTCATCAAGGAAGTTCGCGCCATCACCTCCCTCGGCCTCAAGGAAGCCAAGGACCTGGTTGACAGCGCCCCCAAGGCTGTCCTCGAAGGCGCCAACAAGGAAGCTGCCGAGAAGGCCAAGGAGCAGCTCGAGGCTGCAGGCGCCACCGTTACCCTCAAGTAA
- the rplJ gene encoding 50S ribosomal protein L10, which translates to MATPTKVSAVAEITNDFKESNAAVLTEYRGLTVAQLKQLRVSLGQDTKFAVVKNTLTAIAAKEAGVEAFDGQLAGPTAIAFIKGDAVAAAKSLTDFAKANKQLVIKTGYFEGKALDASEVAALAALESRELQLAKVAGVLKAPAAAAARIIDALRLKLEEENGAPAAAEAPAAEEAPAAEAEAPAEAPAAEEN; encoded by the coding sequence ATGGCAACGCCTACCAAGGTTTCAGCAGTAGCTGAGATCACTAACGATTTCAAGGAATCGAACGCCGCTGTCCTGACCGAATACCGCGGGCTCACCGTTGCACAGCTCAAGCAGCTGCGTGTTTCTCTCGGCCAGGACACCAAGTTCGCGGTCGTCAAGAACACCCTGACCGCCATTGCAGCCAAGGAAGCCGGCGTCGAAGCATTCGACGGCCAGCTTGCCGGCCCCACTGCAATCGCGTTCATCAAGGGTGACGCAGTTGCCGCTGCCAAGAGCCTGACGGATTTTGCCAAGGCCAACAAGCAGCTGGTCATCAAGACCGGTTACTTCGAGGGCAAGGCGCTGGACGCCAGCGAGGTTGCCGCACTGGCTGCCCTCGAGTCCCGCGAGCTGCAGCTCGCCAAGGTTGCAGGCGTCCTCAAGGCCCCTGCCGCCGCAGCTGCACGCATCATCGACGCACTGCGCCTCAAGCTTGAAGAAGAGAACGGTGCACCGGCAGCTGCCGAAGCGCCCGCCGCTGAAGAAGCTCCTGCCGCTGAAGCTGAAGCTCCCGCTGAAGCTCCCGCTGCCGAAGAGAACTAA
- a CDS encoding GNAT family N-acetyltransferase: MAIDVKIEQLWIPDSLDTPDAADFLAAVEVGRKVRMQTWGSDDLAYGPLEKLLEFADPYERQLILVAKVDGAIVGTVDIALPLTDHLNLAELTLDILPEYQRQGVGRRLLEAAEHLARGEGRTMILVDTNHPGASLHEFEQAQLVPGSGQGFVPLESREVEFARKTGYTLQHIEQFSSCLLPLDTKLVADLQAEAEEANNGRYRLHHWTDRCPERWLEAVAALENQAGVDVDPSLDAPIEQDMVFDAGILREAEDVAIAQGRRTVVTAVEHIATGTLVGLTTITVLAHRADVVFQDDTLILQEHRGNKLGLLIKVANMERLSEQFPDARIIYTWNAPENRYLLTVNKQLGFRTAGVTGIWQKELPTLRTSTS, from the coding sequence ATGGCAATAGACGTTAAGATCGAGCAGCTCTGGATTCCTGACTCACTGGACACCCCGGACGCTGCCGACTTCCTGGCGGCCGTGGAAGTGGGCCGCAAAGTGCGGATGCAGACCTGGGGAAGTGACGATCTCGCCTACGGTCCGCTCGAGAAGCTGCTGGAGTTCGCGGACCCGTATGAGCGCCAGCTGATCCTGGTGGCAAAGGTGGACGGCGCCATCGTAGGTACGGTGGACATCGCGTTGCCCCTGACCGACCACCTCAACCTGGCCGAGCTCACCCTGGACATCCTGCCGGAGTACCAGCGGCAGGGGGTGGGGCGCCGGCTGCTGGAGGCGGCCGAACACCTGGCCCGGGGCGAAGGCCGCACCATGATCCTGGTGGACACCAACCACCCCGGCGCGTCACTGCACGAGTTCGAGCAGGCCCAGCTTGTCCCCGGGTCAGGCCAGGGGTTCGTGCCGCTGGAGAGCCGGGAAGTGGAGTTCGCCCGGAAGACCGGATACACACTGCAGCACATCGAGCAGTTCAGCTCCTGCCTCCTGCCCCTGGACACCAAGCTGGTGGCTGACCTCCAGGCCGAAGCGGAGGAGGCCAACAACGGCAGGTACCGGTTGCACCACTGGACGGACCGTTGCCCGGAACGCTGGCTGGAGGCCGTGGCGGCCCTTGAAAACCAGGCCGGAGTGGACGTTGACCCGTCGCTGGATGCGCCGATTGAGCAGGACATGGTGTTCGACGCCGGCATCCTCCGGGAGGCGGAGGACGTCGCCATCGCGCAGGGGAGGCGGACGGTGGTCACCGCCGTGGAGCACATCGCCACGGGAACGCTGGTGGGACTGACCACCATCACGGTGCTGGCGCACCGGGCGGACGTCGTGTTCCAGGACGATACCCTGATCCTGCAGGAGCACCGCGGCAACAAGCTGGGCCTGCTGATCAAGGTGGCCAATATGGAACGGCTCAGCGAGCAGTTCCCGGATGCACGCATTATTTACACCTGGAATGCGCCGGAGAACCGGTACCTCCTGACGGTCAACAAGCAGCTCGGTTTCCGGACGGCGGGGGTAACGGGAATCTGGCAAAAAGAGCTTCCAACCCTGCGAACCAGCACCAGTTGA
- the rplA gene encoding 50S ribosomal protein L1: MAKRSKAYEAAAAKIDATKHYAPLEAVTLAKDTNPSKFDATVEVAFRLGVDPRKADQMVRGTVNLPHGTGKTARVLVFATGDKAEAAIAAGADFVGSDDLIEKIAGGWTDFDAAVATPDLMGKVGRLGKVLGPRNLMPNPKTGTVTPDVTKAVNDIKGGKIDFRVDKHSNLHFIIGKVSFDTAKLAENYAAALEEVLRLKPSAAKGRYIQKATVATTFGPGISVDPNVTKVLTEA; the protein is encoded by the coding sequence ATGGCAAAGCGCAGCAAAGCATATGAGGCAGCAGCCGCCAAGATCGATGCAACCAAGCACTACGCACCGCTCGAGGCAGTAACGCTGGCTAAGGACACCAACCCGTCCAAGTTCGACGCCACCGTTGAGGTTGCTTTCCGCCTCGGCGTCGACCCCCGCAAGGCTGACCAGATGGTCCGCGGCACCGTCAACCTGCCCCACGGCACCGGTAAGACCGCCCGCGTCCTGGTCTTCGCCACGGGCGACAAGGCAGAGGCCGCAATCGCAGCCGGCGCCGACTTCGTTGGCTCCGACGACCTGATCGAAAAGATCGCCGGTGGCTGGACCGACTTCGACGCAGCCGTTGCCACCCCTGACCTCATGGGCAAGGTTGGCCGCCTCGGTAAGGTCCTGGGTCCGCGTAACCTGATGCCGAACCCGAAGACGGGCACCGTGACTCCCGATGTCACCAAGGCCGTCAACGACATCAAAGGTGGCAAGATCGACTTCCGCGTCGACAAGCACTCCAACCTGCACTTCATTATCGGCAAGGTTTCCTTCGACACCGCGAAGCTGGCCGAGAACTACGCAGCAGCCCTGGAAGAGGTTCTTCGCCTCAAGCCGTCCGCTGCCAAGGGCCGCTACATCCAGAAGGCCACCGTGGCCACCACGTTCGGCCCGGGCATCTCCGTGGACCCCAACGTCACCAAGGTGCTCACCGAGGCGTAG
- the rplK gene encoding 50S ribosomal protein L11 yields MAPKKKVTGLIKLQIQAGAANPAPPIGPALGQHGVNIMEFCKAYNAATEAQRGNVIPVEITVYEDRSFTFITKTPPAAELIKKAAGVAKGSSTPHTVKVAKLTQAQVNEIASTKMEDLNATSLEGAAKIIAGTARSMGITVEG; encoded by the coding sequence TTGGCTCCCAAGAAGAAGGTCACCGGCCTCATCAAGCTGCAGATCCAGGCAGGTGCCGCCAACCCGGCCCCGCCGATCGGTCCTGCGCTTGGCCAGCACGGTGTCAACATCATGGAATTCTGCAAGGCGTACAACGCTGCAACGGAAGCCCAGCGCGGAAACGTCATCCCCGTGGAAATCACGGTCTACGAGGACCGCTCCTTCACGTTCATTACCAAGACCCCGCCGGCTGCAGAGCTCATCAAGAAGGCTGCAGGCGTTGCCAAGGGTTCATCCACCCCGCACACCGTCAAGGTTGCCAAGCTGACCCAGGCCCAGGTCAACGAGATCGCCTCCACCAAGATGGAAGACCTCAACGCCACCAGCCTCGAAGGCGCAGCGAAGATCATCGCCGGCACCGCCCGCTCCATGGGCATCACCGTCGAGGGCTAG
- the nusG gene encoding transcription termination/antitermination protein NusG, with product MSEQELEVTETGLEESPDVTAEAGEESEVESSAPESDDAASDVADADAEAGDEETDALAAAAATAAADPAEEFKAKLRRQEGDWYVIHSYAGYENRVKANLETRIQTLDMEDYIFEIQVPMEEVVEIKNAQRKVINRVRIPGYVLVRMDLTDASWGAVRHTPGVTGFVGNAHNPVPLRLDEVFSMLAPVFEEEQAEKGKPVNKQNQAPVAVDFEVGESVIVKEGPFETLPATISEIKPESQTLVVLVSIFERETPVTLAFNQVTKI from the coding sequence GTGTCTGAGCAGGAGCTCGAGGTAACCGAGACTGGGCTGGAAGAATCCCCGGACGTCACGGCAGAAGCCGGCGAAGAGTCCGAGGTTGAGTCCTCCGCGCCCGAATCCGACGACGCCGCCTCCGACGTTGCCGACGCAGACGCAGAAGCCGGCGACGAAGAGACCGACGCCCTTGCCGCCGCGGCCGCCACTGCAGCTGCAGACCCGGCCGAGGAATTCAAGGCCAAGCTGCGCCGCCAGGAAGGTGACTGGTACGTCATCCACTCCTACGCCGGTTACGAAAACCGCGTAAAGGCCAACCTTGAAACCCGCATCCAGACCCTGGACATGGAAGATTACATCTTCGAAATCCAGGTTCCCATGGAAGAAGTCGTGGAGATCAAGAACGCCCAGCGCAAGGTGATCAACCGCGTCCGCATCCCCGGCTACGTCCTGGTCCGCATGGACCTGACCGACGCTTCCTGGGGCGCCGTCCGGCACACCCCGGGCGTCACCGGCTTCGTCGGCAACGCACACAACCCGGTCCCGCTGCGCCTGGACGAGGTCTTCTCCATGCTCGCTCCTGTCTTCGAAGAAGAGCAGGCCGAGAAGGGCAAGCCGGTCAACAAGCAGAACCAGGCTCCCGTGGCCGTGGACTTCGAGGTCGGCGAGTCCGTCATCGTCAAGGAAGGCCCGTTCGAGACCCTTCCCGCCACGATCTCCGAGATCAAGCCCGAGTCCCAGACCCTCGTGGTGCTGGTCTCCATCTTCGAGCGCGAAACGCCTGTCACCCTCGCGTTCAACCAGGTCACCAAGATCTGA
- the secE gene encoding preprotein translocase subunit SecE: MSEDQVTETAASSSKGRPAKKEAKASFFARIALFVRQIIGELKKVVAPTRKELINYTLVVLVFVAIMMVIVSLLDIGFGTAVSWIFGGTGSKDS; the protein is encoded by the coding sequence ATGAGCGAGGACCAGGTGACCGAAACAGCTGCCAGCAGCTCCAAGGGCCGCCCAGCTAAGAAGGAAGCCAAGGCAAGCTTCTTCGCCCGCATTGCACTTTTCGTCCGCCAGATCATCGGCGAACTGAAGAAGGTCGTTGCCCCCACCCGCAAGGAACTGATCAACTACACGCTCGTGGTGCTGGTGTTCGTGGCCATCATGATGGTCATCGTCAGCCTGCTGGACATAGGTTTTGGAACCGCTGTCAGCTGGATCTTCGGCGGTACCGGCTCCAAGGACAGCTAA
- a CDS encoding pyridoxal phosphate-dependent aminotransferase: MSAARVSQRISAIAESATLAVDAKAKALKAAGRPVIGFGAGEPDFPTPDYIVQAAIEAAGQPKFHRYSPAGGLPELKKAIAEKTLRDSGYKVDPSQVLVTNGGKQAVYNTFATLVDPGDEVLVPAPFWTTYPEAIRLAGGVPVEVFAGPEQDYLVTVDQLEAAVTDRTKILLFVSPSNPTGAVYSPEQVAEIGKWAAAKGLWVVTDEIYEHLTYDGVPFTSIATAAPELGDKVVILNGVAKTYAMTGWRVGWMIGPTDVIKAATNLQSHATSNVSNIMQIAALAAVSGPLTAVDEMKVAFDRRRKAIVAGLNAIEGVECPTPKGAFYVYADVRALLGKEFPTASGTATPQTSAELASLILDEVEVAVVPGEAFGPSGFLRLSYALGDDDLATGVQRLQDFLGKAQ, encoded by the coding sequence ATGTCTGCCGCCCGCGTTTCCCAACGCATTTCCGCCATTGCCGAATCCGCAACCCTGGCCGTTGATGCCAAGGCCAAGGCGCTGAAGGCAGCTGGCCGGCCGGTGATTGGCTTCGGTGCGGGCGAACCGGACTTCCCCACCCCGGACTACATCGTCCAGGCAGCCATTGAGGCTGCGGGCCAACCCAAGTTCCACCGCTACTCCCCCGCCGGCGGGCTGCCCGAGCTGAAGAAGGCCATCGCCGAAAAGACCCTGCGCGATTCGGGCTACAAGGTTGACCCGTCACAGGTGCTGGTGACCAACGGCGGCAAGCAGGCCGTGTACAACACGTTCGCCACCCTGGTGGATCCGGGCGACGAAGTCCTTGTGCCTGCCCCGTTCTGGACCACCTACCCGGAAGCCATCCGGCTTGCCGGCGGCGTCCCCGTGGAGGTCTTCGCCGGTCCGGAACAGGACTACCTGGTGACGGTCGACCAGCTCGAAGCAGCCGTGACTGACCGCACCAAGATCCTGCTGTTCGTCTCGCCGTCGAACCCAACGGGCGCTGTCTACTCCCCGGAACAGGTGGCGGAGATTGGCAAATGGGCCGCCGCCAAGGGCCTGTGGGTGGTCACGGACGAGATCTACGAGCACCTGACCTACGACGGCGTCCCCTTTACCTCCATCGCCACCGCTGCCCCGGAACTGGGCGACAAGGTGGTCATCCTCAATGGCGTGGCCAAGACTTATGCCATGACCGGCTGGCGCGTGGGCTGGATGATCGGCCCCACCGACGTCATCAAGGCGGCCACCAACCTGCAGTCGCACGCCACCTCCAACGTGTCCAACATCATGCAGATAGCCGCCCTCGCCGCTGTCTCCGGGCCGCTGACCGCCGTCGACGAGATGAAGGTGGCCTTCGACCGCCGACGCAAGGCCATCGTCGCCGGCCTGAACGCGATCGAGGGAGTGGAATGCCCGACGCCGAAGGGCGCCTTCTACGTGTACGCGGACGTCCGCGCGCTGCTGGGCAAGGAATTCCCGACGGCGTCCGGCACCGCCACGCCGCAGACCTCCGCCGAGCTGGCCTCGCTGATCCTCGACGAGGTTGAGGTGGCAGTGGTTCCGGGCGAGGCCTTCGGACCCTCCGGCTTCCTGCGCCTGTCCTACGCTCTGGGCGACGACGACCTCGCCACCGGTGTGCAGCGCCTGCAGGACTTCCTCGGCAAGGCACAGTAG
- a CDS encoding LuxR C-terminal-related transcriptional regulator — MNTTQGTGAPGTGAGSGRPANSVRVVIVDDHAIFRSGLKADLDASIQVVGEAATVEQAIAVIAEQRPDVVLLDVHLPGGLGGGGREVIAGSAALLSTTRFLALSVSDAAEDVVAVIRAGARGYVTKTISGAEITDAVFRVAGGDAVFSPRLAGFVLDAFGTAPADIADDELDKLSARELEVMRLIARGYSYKEVAKELFISIKTVETHVSAVLRKLQLSSRHELTKWAAERRLL, encoded by the coding sequence ATGAACACGACCCAGGGGACAGGTGCACCCGGGACAGGTGCCGGAAGCGGCCGCCCCGCTAATTCCGTGCGGGTGGTCATCGTGGATGACCATGCCATCTTCCGGTCCGGCCTGAAAGCCGACCTCGACGCCAGCATCCAGGTGGTGGGGGAGGCCGCCACTGTTGAACAGGCCATCGCCGTGATCGCGGAACAGCGGCCCGACGTCGTCCTCCTGGACGTACACCTGCCCGGCGGCCTTGGCGGCGGCGGCCGGGAAGTCATCGCCGGTTCCGCGGCATTGCTGTCCACCACGCGCTTCCTGGCCCTGAGCGTCTCCGATGCGGCCGAGGACGTGGTGGCCGTGATCCGCGCCGGTGCCCGGGGCTACGTCACCAAGACCATCTCCGGCGCCGAGATCACAGACGCCGTGTTCCGCGTGGCCGGCGGCGATGCCGTCTTTTCGCCCCGCCTTGCCGGGTTCGTCCTGGACGCCTTCGGAACCGCCCCGGCGGACATCGCCGACGATGAACTGGACAAGCTCTCCGCCCGCGAACTCGAGGTGATGCGGCTCATAGCCCGCGGTTACAGCTACAAGGAAGTGGCCAAGGAACTCTTCATCAGCATCAAGACCGTGGAAACCCACGTGTCAGCAGTGCTGCGCAAGCTCCAGCTCTCCAGCCGCCACGAACTGACCAAGTGGGCCGCGGAGCGCCGCCTCCTCTAA
- a CDS encoding ATP-binding protein gives MTTLPARPPLARSSDRVIAGVCSGLAAHLGWPVKNVRLGMVLASFAGGAGLVFYAWLWIMVPTADEAARRNARRPASPIAPAVSQPMPGQPIQGPATPGYPAQGAAPDAGTPTGADGSVPDGPASAAPPWFRVRGMRYGKEILLGCGLLLVAGIMIAQLLGVDVSLGTLIPAAAVLGGASIAWMQLDETRRAGLVDKTKADQAGGWGRLAAGLALVVAGVLVMVSGSGSWEQTWLALLASVAVLGGVVLVLLPWALKFWRDLEAERAGRIRETERAEIAAHLHDSVLQTLALIQRRAGNEHDVVRLARAQERELRGWLFQDPGRESGQLSDRIKAVAAEVEDLLGNAVEVVTVGDAAMTEAHEALVQASREAMLNASRHGGGTVSVYLEASDGQAEIFIKDRGPGFELGDVPADRLGVRESIVGRMKRHGGSAAILSTGDGTEVRLKLPAAAEHAEGKS, from the coding sequence ATGACAACCCTCCCGGCACGCCCGCCCCTGGCACGGAGCAGCGACCGTGTCATCGCCGGGGTGTGTTCGGGCCTGGCCGCTCACCTGGGCTGGCCGGTCAAGAACGTCCGGTTGGGCATGGTTCTCGCCTCCTTCGCTGGCGGTGCAGGCCTGGTCTTCTACGCGTGGCTGTGGATCATGGTTCCCACGGCGGATGAGGCCGCCCGCCGCAATGCCCGCCGCCCGGCGTCGCCCATTGCCCCGGCCGTAAGCCAGCCAATGCCGGGCCAGCCGATTCAGGGCCCGGCCACCCCGGGCTATCCGGCGCAGGGAGCAGCGCCCGACGCCGGGACGCCAACAGGAGCCGACGGTTCCGTCCCTGACGGCCCGGCATCCGCCGCCCCACCATGGTTCCGGGTGCGCGGCATGCGGTACGGCAAGGAAATCCTCCTGGGCTGCGGGCTCCTGCTGGTGGCCGGAATCATGATTGCCCAGCTGCTGGGCGTGGACGTCTCCCTCGGCACGCTGATCCCCGCCGCCGCCGTTCTGGGCGGCGCCTCCATCGCCTGGATGCAACTGGACGAAACCCGGCGCGCCGGACTGGTGGACAAGACCAAGGCGGACCAAGCCGGCGGATGGGGGCGGCTCGCCGCCGGACTGGCCCTGGTGGTGGCCGGCGTGCTGGTGATGGTCTCCGGCTCCGGATCGTGGGAACAGACGTGGCTCGCGCTGCTTGCCTCCGTGGCCGTGCTGGGCGGGGTGGTGCTGGTCCTGCTGCCGTGGGCGCTGAAGTTCTGGCGCGACCTGGAGGCTGAGCGGGCCGGCAGGATCCGGGAGACGGAACGGGCGGAGATCGCTGCCCATCTCCACGATTCCGTGCTGCAGACGCTCGCCCTGATCCAGCGGCGGGCGGGGAATGAGCACGACGTCGTCCGCCTGGCCCGCGCCCAGGAACGTGAGCTGCGGGGCTGGCTGTTCCAGGACCCGGGCCGCGAAAGCGGGCAACTCTCAGACCGCATCAAGGCGGTTGCCGCCGAGGTGGAGGACCTGCTGGGCAACGCCGTGGAGGTGGTCACCGTTGGTGATGCGGCCATGACGGAGGCACACGAAGCCCTGGTCCAGGCCAGCCGCGAGGCTATGCTCAACGCGTCACGCCACGGCGGCGGCACCGTCTCGGTCTACCTTGAGGCTTCGGACGGGCAGGCAGAGATCTTCATCAAGGACAGGGGGCCCGGCTTCGAGCTGGGCGACGTACCGGCGGACCGGCTCGGTGTGCGGGAATCGATTGTTGGCAGGATGAAACGCCACGGTGGTTCGGCTGCCATCCTCAGCACGGGGGACGGCACCGAGGTCCGGCTCAAGCTGCCGGCTGCAGCAGAACATGCGGAAGGGAAATCATGA